The Microbacter margulisiae genomic sequence TTAGTCCATGCTGCCTTGTACGCATAATATCCATCTTTGGGGAACCCACAAATATCCATAAACCCAAACTGAGAAGTGACGCACGGCCATCTATAAGGCGTAGGTTCTCCCCTGTAATCGAACCCTGTCCAAACAAAGGTTCCACCAAGGTAAGGATACTTCACAATATCCGCCCAGTCTTCACCAGGAAAAGGTCCCCAGTTTGGTTCCCATTTAGTGAGGTTCGACACATAGCCTTTTCCCCAATCATTGGCATATTCGCCACGTGTAGAGACAAAACTTGTAGACTCAGTGCAGAATTCTATCCGGTTAGGGTATTTTTGATGATCTTTCACATAAGCCATTCCCTTGTCACCATAGTTGTAACCCACAACATCGAGTACATCGCAATATCCGTTTTCGTTGCGTCCATGATTCATTGCTGCTGTCACGGGACGGGTAGGATCAATTTTGTGAGTGGTTTCTACCATTGTTTTGAGGATTCTCCTGCCCATTGTAGTTCCTTCAAGCCATTCTTCATTTTCCATGCTCCACATAAAGATTGAAGGATGGTTACGGTCACGATACAACATGGTTTTCAAATCATTTAATCCTTCCTTACTACTCGACAAAAGACGGTTCTCGTCTAAAACGAGCATTCCCATACTGTCGCACATATCAAGTAACTCCGGTGAAGGAGGATTGTGCGAACAACGGTAAGCATTACTTCCAACTTCTTTGAGCAGTTTTAATTTGTACCAGTTTATTTTGTTAGGAAGTGCAACGCCAATACCTGCAAAATCCTGATGATTGCAGGTTCCTTTCACAGGGTAAAGTTTTCCGTTAAGAAAGACACCGTTGCGATTGATCACGATTGTCCTGACACCAAAAGTAGTCTCATATGTATCAACGATTTTTCCATTCGTAGAAACTTCTGTCAATACTTTGTACAGATTTGGAGTTTCGGGAGACCACAGCATGGGTTTGTGGATAGCACCTGTCTGTGCTATTTCAGTTGTGCACAACGGTGCAATAGTTTGTGACGAGGTTTTTGTATCCAGAACAACACCTCTTTTATCAACAATTTTCGAAATAAGCATCACTTTTTTAGCTACATCGTACTCGTTTTTTAACGTGGTTTTAAGGCTCACTGTCGCTTCTTCTTTCGAAATATGCGGGGTGGTTATATAAGTACCAAACCTGGCTACATGCAACCTGTCGGTTACAATAAGCCAAACGTGTCTGTAAATACCACCACCTTCATACCACCAACCTTCAGGTTGCCGGGCATCAACTCTTACCAGAATAACATTTTTACCTTCATTGCCATAGCGCAAAAAATCTGTCAAATCGTAATTCGATGGAGTATAGCCGCTTGAATGATGTCCTAAAAGATGTCCATTCACCCAAACGGTACTATTCCTGAAAATCCCTTCAAACTCGATGGATATTTTTCGGCCTTCGTCTGATGCAGGTATTGCAAATTCTTTCCGGTAAAACCCAATACCGGTGGGCAAATATCCATTGGCTCCAGGTTGGCTACCCAAATTATCATCAGGTACAAAAGGGCCTTCCACCACCCAGTCGTGCGGAAGGTTGACCTCTTTCCAATCACGAGGATAAAATACCCTGGCACTGTTAGTATTCGTATAATCAATAACGGTATCTGGCTGGTTAAGAACCGGCACGTTCACATCCGTTATCCCCCCCTGGCCTCCGGCTTTGACAACATGTTTCATTGCAATGTCGCCTTTGTGAAATTGCCAATCGAAATCAAAATTTTCTCTGACCCTTATGCATGCACCGTTTTGCCGGATACTTTGTCCGTCCCCTTTTGCAGGATTCAGTAACAACAAGACAACTACTATCCTGCAAAATGTAATCCATCCATTTAATTTCTGGTTCCTTTCCATCTGGCAGACGGATTTTGCTTCGTTCAACATGAAAGCTTTACATATTTTCATTGGCATCATCATTATTTCGCCCAAGCCTCTCCTTGTGGTGTCATACGCCATTTGAAATAAGCATTAAGTACTTTAAGCGATTTGGCATTAGGCACCGGGCCAATATGCGGTGTCGGGCCAAAATACATCACCTTGGGATTGCTGTTGGTAAAAGCAGGCCATTCAGGTACACCTTTTCCATTCGGATTGCCATACTTCGTAAAATTAATCCAGTATGTGCCCATCGCTTTGGAAATCTCCAAATCGGATTTTGTCGTCTGAGTATTCGACGGGTCTATATGCTGAAACACATAGACAACATCCTGTGCATGCGGCGAGCCATCACCATATTTGGGTGAACCCTTAGGATAATCCGGATGTTGGTCGAAAAAATAGTAATATACTTTTGATTTTCCTGTTTTGGACTGAAGCCGTGCCCATGTCCAGTTATGCCATCCAAAAGCGGCATCGCGTGAAAGGT encodes the following:
- the galA gene encoding beta-galactosidase GalA yields the protein MKICKAFMLNEAKSVCQMERNQKLNGWITFCRIVVVLLLLNPAKGDGQSIRQNGACIRVRENFDFDWQFHKGDIAMKHVVKAGGQGGITDVNVPVLNQPDTVIDYTNTNSARVFYPRDWKEVNLPHDWVVEGPFVPDDNLGSQPGANGYLPTGIGFYRKEFAIPASDEGRKISIEFEGIFRNSTVWVNGHLLGHHSSGYTPSNYDLTDFLRYGNEGKNVILVRVDARQPEGWWYEGGGIYRHVWLIVTDRLHVARFGTYITTPHISKEEATVSLKTTLKNEYDVAKKVMLISKIVDKRGVVLDTKTSSQTIAPLCTTEIAQTGAIHKPMLWSPETPNLYKVLTEVSTNGKIVDTYETTFGVRTIVINRNGVFLNGKLYPVKGTCNHQDFAGIGVALPNKINWYKLKLLKEVGSNAYRCSHNPPSPELLDMCDSMGMLVLDENRLLSSSKEGLNDLKTMLYRDRNHPSIFMWSMENEEWLEGTTMGRRILKTMVETTHKIDPTRPVTAAMNHGRNENGYCDVLDVVGYNYGDKGMAYVKDHQKYPNRIEFCTESTSFVSTRGEYANDWGKGYVSNLTKWEPNWGPFPGEDWADIVKYPYLGGTFVWTGFDYRGEPTPYRWPCVTSQFGFMDICGFPKDGYYAYKAAWTNKPVVHIFPHWNWPGKEGDSIQVHCYTNCQEVELFLNGKSIGKQKAVPFHQLIWNLVYEPGKLEAWGYKGGKVVTKDIVETTTAPSQVALNSDCSTLKADGCDVSVIRIAIKDAKGRVVPTADNLVKFSIEGPGKIIGTGNGNPSSHEPDKASQRKAFNGYCLVIVQSDKQIGEIRLKASSESLKSDEVDIKVE